ttattctttttttaaaaagaatatggcGTTTGCAaattttatgacaaaatatgttaaacatcatactaagattcacaacttccaaaaagagtagtaaaacatatgcataatccagcacttatccttttataatccgtcctaattccaacttagcaaaacagagcaaacgtcgatatatgACATAACCATTAATTTAGTCTTAACTAAGGAAAGCTGCAAATACCATTAAACAGAGCAAACGTTGATATATGAgaaataccataaatatagtctcaattatagtCTAACTTGTAATCCTGACCCTTAATCATTGTCCTCATCATTCTCTTCCgcctcttcatcttcctcttgatcttcctcctcttcagcattttcctcttcttcatctttctcttcctcttcattctcattttgattttttcctgaagcctgaatataaattcaaattagggtccaaaaatttcaaaatagggTTGACtgatatcaactaaacatatgtggggtgctcacctgtgcatgcacgaatgtgtttactaagttccgCAAGTCAATTAATTCGTTCCgcattttatcaaactcttcctttgatataccattttcttggtttgaagttggtagtgaatgttgacaagtttgctttgtaggggttggcccaaacCCCAAACCGCGCACACGTCCGGGCCGTTCTAGGCCCATAACTTTCGAGTAAACATCATCTGATTTCCAAGTCATGGTTCCTCCGGACCCCATTTCTATAGGATTCGCATCCTGTGTtaaaagttcctccatctcaacctgta
This genomic interval from Carya illinoinensis cultivar Pawnee chromosome 10, C.illinoinensisPawnee_v1, whole genome shotgun sequence contains the following:
- the LOC122278947 gene encoding troponin T, skeletal muscle-like — its product is MVDLEQLAELANLWFDPEYMSKCNKNKECRKKQVIVHSGGSKSLARYAHDVKKSTGALPSRAQLFVKTHKKKDGTHYNDETRKKVVEMEELLTQDANPIEMGSGGTMTWKSDDVYSKVMGLERPGRVRGLGFGPTPTKQTCQHSLPTSNQENGISKEEFDKMRNELIDLRNLVNTFVHAQASGKNQNENEEEEKDEEEENAEEEEDQEEDEEAEENDEDND